A portion of the Bubalus kerabau isolate K-KA32 ecotype Philippines breed swamp buffalo chromosome 1, PCC_UOA_SB_1v2, whole genome shotgun sequence genome contains these proteins:
- the PHB2 gene encoding prohibitin-2, which yields MAQNLKDLAGRLPSGPRGMGTALKLLLGAGAVAYGIRESVFTVEGGHRAIFFNRIGGVQQDTILAEGLHFRIPWFQYPIIYDIRARPRKISSPTGSKDLQMVNISLRVLSRPNAMELPSMYQRLGLDYEERVLPSIVNEVLKSVVAKFNASQLITQRAQVSLLIRRELTERAKDFSLILDDVAITELSFSREYTAAVEAKQVAQQEAQRAQFLVEKAKQEQRQKIVQAEGEAEAARMLGEALSKNPGYIKLRKIRAAQNISKTIATSQNRIYLTADNLVLNLQDESFTR from the exons ATGGCCCAGAACTTGAAGGACTTAGCCGGACGGCTGCCCTCCGGGCCCCGGGGCATGGGCACGGCGCTGAAGCTACTGCTGGGGGCCGGCGCCGTGGCCTACGGCATCCGCGAATCCGTGTTCACCG tggaaggaggGCACAGAGCCATTTTCTTTAATCGGATCGGAGGGGTGCAGCAGGACACCATTCTGGCCGAGGGCCTTCACTTCAG GATCCCCTGGTTCCAGTACCCCATCATCTATGACATTCGGGCCAGACCCCGAAAAATTTCCTCCCCCACAGGCTCCAAAG ACCTGCAGATGGTGAACATCTCCCTGCGGGTGCTGTCCCGACCCAATGCCATGGAGCTGCCCAGCATGTACCAGCGCCTGGGGCTGGACTACGAGGAGCGAGTGCTGCCGTCCATTGTCAACGAGGTGCTCAAGAGCGTGGTGGCCAAGTTCAACGCCTCCCAGCTGATCACTCAACGGGCCCAG gtgTCCTTGCTAATCCGACGGGAGCTGACCGAGAGGGCCAAGGACTTCAGCCTCATCTTGGACGACGTAGCCATCACCGAGCTGAGCTTCAGCCGCGAGTACACGGCTGCTGTGGAAGCCAAACAAGTGG CCCAGCAGGAGGCCCAGCGCGCCCAGttcctggtggagaaggcaaagCAGGAACAGCGGCAGAAGATCGTGCAGGCGGAGGGTGAGGCCGAGGCGGCGCGGATG TTGGGAGAGGCCCTGAGCAAGAACCCAGGTTATATCAAGCTACGCAAGATCCGGGCAGCCCAGAACATCTCCAAGACG ATCGCCACCTCACAGAATCGTATCTATCTCACTGCTGACAACCTCGTGCTCAACCTACAGGATGAAAGTTTCACCCGGTGA
- the LPCAT3 gene encoding lysophospholipid acyltransferase 5 produces MASAAEGDMEAELTRGLLWRFQDLSLNKLATSLGASEQALRLIISIFLGYPFALFYRRYLFYKDSYLIHLFHTFTGLSIAYYNFGTQFYHSLLCIMLQFLILRLMGRTITAVLTTFCVQMGYLLAGYYNTATGTYDIKWTMPHCVLTLKLIGLAIDYYDGGKDQKSLSSEQQIYAIRGVPSLLEVAGFSYFYGAFLVGPQFSMNHYMKLVRGELTDVPGKIPNSTIPALRRLALGLVYLVGYTLLSPHITEDYLLSDDYENGSFWFRCMYMLLWGKFVLYKYVTCWLVTEGVCILTGLGFNGLDEYGTAKWDACANMKVWLFETTPRFTGTIASFNINTNAWVARYFFKRLKFLGNKVLSQGLSLLFLALWHGLHSGYLVCFQMEFLIVIVERQAASLIRDSPVLSRLASITVLQPLYYLAQQTIHWLFMGYSMTAFCLFTWDKWMKVYKSIYFLGHVFFLSLLFILPYVRKVMVPRKEKLKKME; encoded by the exons GTTACCCCTTCGCTTTATTTTATCGGCGTTACCTTTTCTACAAGGACAGCTACCTCATCCACCTTTTCCACACCTTTACGGGCCTCTCAATCGCTTATTATAATTTTG GAACCCAGTTCTACCACTCCCTGCTCTGCATCATGCTGCAGTTCCTCATCCTCCGGCTGATGGGCCGAACCATCACCGCTGTGCTCACCACCTTCTGCGTCCAGATG GGCTACCTTTTGGCCGGATATTACAACACAGCCACCGGCACCTACGACATCAAGTGGACGATGCCACACTGTGTCCTGACCTTGAAGCTGATCG GTCTGGCCATCGACTACTATGATGGAGGGAAGGATCAG AAATCCCTGTCCTCCGAGCAGCAGATATATGCCATACGGGGTGTCCCCTCCCTGCTGGAAGTTGCTGGCTTCTCCTACTTCTATGGAGCCTTCCTGGTGGGGCCCCAGTTCTCCATGAACCACTACATGAAGCTGGTACGGGGAGAGCTGACTGATGTCCCAGGGAAGATACCAAATAG CACCATACCTGCTCTGCGGCGCCTGGCCCTGGGCCTGGTCTACCTAGTGGGCTACACCCTGCTCAGCCCCCACATCACCGAAGACTATCTCCTCAGCGACGACTACGAA AACGGCAGCTTCTGGTTCCGCTGCATGTACATGCTGCTCTGGGGCAAGTTCGTGCTGTACAAATATGTCACCTGTTGGCTGGTCACG GAAGGCGTGTGCATTCTGACGGGGCTGGGCTTCAATGGCTTGGACGAGTATGGGACAGCCAAGTGGGATGCCTGCGCCAACATGAAGGTGTGGCTCTTTGAAACCACCCCCCGCTTCACGGGCACCATTGCTTCTTTCAACATCAACACCAACGCCTGGGTGGCTCG CTACTTCTTCAAACGACTCAAGTTCCTCGGAAATAAAGTTCTATCCCAGGGCCTCTCGTTGCTATTCTTGGCGCTCTGGCATGGCCTCCACTCAGGGTACCTGGTCTGCTTCCAGATGGAGTTCCTCATTGTTATTGTGGAGAGACAG GCTGCCAGCTTGATTCGAGACAGCCCAGTCCTGAGCAGGCTGGCTTCCATCACCGTCCTGCAGCCCCTCTACTATCTGGCGCAGCAGACCATCCACTGGCTCTTCATGGGTTACTCGATGACCGCTTTCTGCCTCTTCACGTGGGACAAGTGGATGAAG GTGTACAAATCCATCTATTTCCTTGGCCACGTCTTCTTCTTGAGTCTACTATTCATATTGCCTTATGTCCGTAAAGTGATGGTGCCGAGGAAAGAGAAGTTAAAGAAAATGGAGTAA
- the EMG1 gene encoding ribosomal RNA small subunit methyltransferase NEP1 — protein MAAPSGAFQPRERRAAEQEEDWDAVAPKRPRFGAGSKIGGRRLIVVLEGASLETVKVGKTYELLNCDKHKSMLLKNGRDPGEVRPDIAHQSLLMLMDSPLNRAGLLQVYIHTQKNVLIEVNPQTRIPRTFDRFCGLMVQLLHKLSVRAADGPQKLLKVIKNPVSDHFPVGCMKIGTSFSVPVVSDVRELAPSSDPIVFVVGAFAHGKVDVEYTEKMVSISNYPLSAALTCAKVTTAFEEAWGVV, from the exons ATGGCTGCGCCCAGTGGTGCATTCCAACCTCGTGAGCGCCGGGCTGCGGAGCAGGAAGAGGACTGGGATGCTGTGGCGCCTAAGCGGCCCCGATTTGGGGCGGGAAGCAAAATCGGAGGCCGTAGGCTCATTGTGGTGCTGGAAGGAGCCAGTCTGGAGACAGTCAAG GTGGGGAAGACATATGAGCTGCTCAACTGTGACAAGCACAAGTCCATGTTGTTGAAGAATGGCCGGGACCCTGGGGAAGTGAGGCCGGACATAGCTCACCAG AGTTTACTGATGCTGATGGACAGTCCCCTGAACCGGGCGGGCTTGCTCCAGGTTTACATCCACACGCAGAAGAATGTGCTGATTGAAGTGAACCCCCAGACTCGAATTCCCAGAACCTTTGACCGCTTTTGTGGCCTCATGG TTCAGCTTTTACACAAACTCAGTGTTCGAGCGGCTGATGGCCCTCAGAAGCTCTTGAAG gtgaTTAAGAATCCAGTGTCAGACCACTTCCCAGTTGGGTGTATGAAAATTGGCACTTCTTTTTCTGTCCCGGTCGTCAGTGATGTGCGAGAGCTGGCGCCCAGCAGTGACCCCATTGTCTTTGTGGTGGGGGCCTTTGCCCATGGCAAG gtggacgtggagtacacaGAGAAGATGGTGTCCATCAGCAACTACCCGCTCTCTGCCGCCCTCACCTGTGCAAAAGTCACCACTGCCTTTGAAGAAGCGTGGGGGGTCGtctga